One part of the Salinimonas iocasae genome encodes these proteins:
- a CDS encoding sensor domain-containing diguanylate cyclase — protein MMQFDASTPRNYDGWLLLVFVLVAGFLAFIYQTLTPYQSNEASVSALSYHVEAEEGSSLTEVMASSRNTWNPVSNPVNLGMHEAGHWFRFTLPARASQQDYILEINYPLLDNVDVFVFDSSGQTLLQHFVSGDERIYIQRSLLVPTLAFELPSTSGALQVYLRVESSGSIKVPLRYWEKERFVSYTASHNLMMGLFLGVLFAVGVSNFFLFITNRSTTFFVYSGYVFSLALTIAAMHGIGYAIIWPELVWFQGRAVAIFANATIMFAVLFSDRILSVSRYSARLSRALKVVAGLFFISLLVSFILPYSFLIKTFLIMVSFTVIFTLSVGIWIAIKGVRIARYYAFAWFILLLSAFTASLDNLGIITSPVPSNFLLMLGASIETLLLALVLAINYSHNREQVFAIKEQALSQEKAMLKTREELLNVQQQYQDDLEYQVQERTLELEVALRELSDANQELSTLNTTDPLTGIRNRRHFDKRLQAESRRSRREQTPLSIALIDIDHFKQINDDYGHTVGDACLSQVAARLKEQLKRPGDDVCRYGGEEFVVLLPNTELTGAQQVAEFMRQAIADAPLDIDGNKLHITISAGVASSVIISDGLQAELFNHADKLLYAAKAAGRNKVIAQQLPGQTS, from the coding sequence ATGATGCAGTTTGATGCGAGCACCCCGCGCAATTATGACGGCTGGCTGTTACTGGTTTTTGTCCTGGTAGCAGGCTTTCTGGCTTTCATCTATCAGACACTTACGCCATACCAAAGCAATGAAGCATCAGTCAGCGCACTCTCCTATCACGTGGAAGCCGAAGAGGGATCCTCTCTCACTGAGGTTATGGCCTCATCCCGGAATACCTGGAATCCGGTAAGCAACCCGGTCAACCTGGGGATGCATGAGGCCGGTCACTGGTTTCGATTTACGTTACCTGCGCGTGCATCTCAGCAAGATTATATTCTTGAAATAAATTACCCGCTTTTAGACAACGTAGATGTATTCGTCTTTGATTCGTCCGGCCAAACACTGTTGCAGCATTTTGTCAGTGGTGACGAGCGTATCTACATTCAGCGAAGTTTGCTGGTACCCACGCTGGCATTCGAGCTTCCTTCTACCTCTGGTGCTTTGCAGGTTTATCTGCGCGTTGAGAGCTCAGGCTCTATAAAAGTGCCGCTGCGCTACTGGGAAAAAGAGCGGTTCGTCAGTTATACCGCATCCCATAACCTGATGATGGGACTATTCCTGGGCGTATTGTTTGCGGTAGGTGTCAGTAACTTCTTTTTATTTATTACCAACCGCAGCACCACATTTTTTGTTTACTCTGGCTATGTGTTTTCACTGGCGCTGACCATCGCTGCTATGCACGGTATCGGCTATGCGATTATCTGGCCCGAGCTGGTTTGGTTTCAGGGCCGCGCGGTGGCTATTTTTGCCAATGCGACCATCATGTTTGCTGTCCTTTTTTCTGACCGGATCCTTAGCGTTTCCCGATACAGCGCGCGGCTGTCCCGTGCACTGAAAGTCGTGGCCGGATTATTTTTTATAAGCTTGCTGGTTAGCTTTATTCTTCCTTACAGCTTCCTGATTAAAACGTTTCTGATCATGGTCAGTTTTACCGTGATTTTTACGCTTTCCGTTGGTATATGGATAGCCATTAAAGGGGTTCGTATTGCCCGTTACTATGCATTTGCCTGGTTTATTTTGCTACTCAGTGCATTTACTGCCAGCCTGGACAATCTCGGTATTATCACCTCACCGGTGCCCTCAAATTTTTTGCTGATGCTGGGAGCCAGTATCGAAACGCTGCTGCTGGCCCTGGTGCTGGCAATTAATTACAGTCATAACCGCGAGCAGGTATTTGCCATCAAAGAACAGGCACTGTCGCAGGAAAAAGCGATGCTCAAAACCCGTGAAGAGCTTTTAAATGTGCAACAGCAGTATCAGGATGATCTTGAATATCAGGTTCAGGAGCGCACGCTTGAGCTGGAAGTTGCGCTCAGGGAGTTGTCCGATGCCAATCAGGAGCTGTCGACCCTGAACACGACAGACCCGCTCACCGGCATTCGCAACCGGCGTCATTTTGATAAGCGTTTACAGGCAGAGAGCCGACGCAGCCGGCGTGAACAGACGCCTTTGTCTATTGCACTGATAGATATCGATCATTTCAAGCAGATTAATGACGACTATGGTCACACCGTCGGCGATGCCTGTCTGAGTCAGGTGGCAGCCCGGCTGAAAGAACAATTAAAGCGCCCCGGTGATGATGTGTGTCGCTATGGCGGAGAAGAATTTGTGGTGCTTCTGCCTAATACTGAGCTGACAGGGGCTCAGCAGGTGGCAGAATTTATGCGACAGGCAATAGCGGATGCGCCCCTTGATATTGATGGTAATAAACTGCATATCACTATCAGCGCGGGTGTTGCATCCAGCGTAATAATCAGTGATGGTCTGCAAGCGGAATTGTTTAATCATGCTGACAAGTTGCTGTATGCAGCCAAAGCCGCCGGCCGTAATAAGGTTATCGCCCAACAATTACCAGGACAGACTTCATGA
- a CDS encoding TatD family hydrolase, whose protein sequence is MQWFDAGVNLLDSRFAPHEVINRARENNVTGLCLITTEPSEWEAAAALYQQYPDTLCYTIGVHPHNARLVTDDDLKRLEQLATAPGVVAVGECGLDFNRDFSPRDTQVAVFKAQLDIAQRLHKPVYLHERDAFEHQIACLEQVKGIEGIAHCFTGTSEQMQAYLARGLYIGITGWLCDPKRGESLREALQDLPLDRLILETDAPYLFPKNKRPRKRNNEPAFISAVAEEVGALLNKPIEDIAAVSVTNTFRLFGL, encoded by the coding sequence ATGCAATGGTTTGACGCCGGCGTAAACTTACTGGATAGCCGGTTTGCCCCCCATGAGGTGATCAACAGGGCGCGGGAGAATAATGTCACCGGGCTTTGTCTGATCACCACTGAGCCGTCAGAATGGGAGGCGGCAGCAGCGCTGTATCAGCAGTACCCCGATACACTGTGTTATACGATAGGCGTTCATCCACATAACGCGCGCCTGGTAACAGATGATGATTTAAAACGGCTGGAGCAGTTGGCCACAGCGCCGGGCGTGGTAGCCGTGGGCGAGTGCGGTTTAGATTTTAATCGTGACTTTTCGCCCCGCGATACTCAGGTCGCGGTATTTAAAGCACAACTTGACATAGCACAGCGGTTACACAAGCCTGTTTATTTGCATGAGCGTGATGCGTTTGAGCATCAGATCGCCTGTTTAGAGCAGGTGAAGGGTATTGAAGGTATTGCGCATTGTTTTACCGGCACCTCTGAACAAATGCAGGCTTATCTTGCTCGTGGACTTTATATTGGGATTACTGGCTGGCTTTGCGATCCGAAGCGGGGGGAATCCTTAAGAGAGGCGCTGCAGGACCTGCCGTTGGACAGGCTGATTTTAGAAACCGACGCGCCGTATCTGTTTCCCAAAAACAAGCGCCCCCGAAAACGTAATAACGAACCTGCGTTCATCAGCGCAGTTGCAGAGGAAGTCGGAGCACTTCTTAATAAACCGATAGAGGATATCGCTGCGGTGAGTGTGACTAACACATTTCGCCTGTTTGGACTGTAA